A section of the Triticum dicoccoides isolate Atlit2015 ecotype Zavitan chromosome 7A, WEW_v2.0, whole genome shotgun sequence genome encodes:
- the LOC119332615 gene encoding xyloglucan endotransglucosylase/hydrolase protein 24-like: MASSPRRTVVCSVLPLLLLLAGAARAAGNFYQDVDITWGDGRGKILGGGDVLTLSLDRASGSGFQSKNQYLYGRFDMQIKLVPGDSAGTVATFYLSSQGSAHDEIDFEFLGNASGEPYTVHTNVYSQGKGGREQQFRMWFDPTADFHTYSVVWNPTHILFYVDGTPIREHRNREAATGVAYPRSQAMRVYASVWDAEEWATQGGRVRTDWSRAPFVASYKGFAASGCASQDAAACARSNGAWMYQELDATALDRLQWVQKNYMIYNYCTDTWRFKDGAPPECATK; the protein is encoded by the exons ATGGCGTCGAGTCCCAGGAGAACAGTCGTGTGCTCGGTgctgccactgctgctgctgcttgccggCGCGGCCCGCGCGGCGGGCAACTTCTACCAAGACGTGGACATCACGTGGGGCGACGGGCGCGGCAAGATCCTGGGCGGCGGCGACGTCCTGACGCTGTCCCTCGACAGGGCCTCCGGCTCCGGGTTCCAGTCCAAGAACCAGTACCTGTACGGCCGCTTCGACATGCAGATCAAGCTCGTCCCCGGCGACTCCGCCGGCACCGTCGCCACCTTCTAC CTGTCGTCGCAGGGTTCGGCGCACGACGAGATCGACTTCGAGTTCCTGGGGAACGCGAGCGGGGAGCCCTACACGGTGCACACCAACGTGTACAGCCAGGGCAAGGGCGGGCGGGAGCAGCAGTTCCGCATGTGGTTCGACCCCACCGCCGACTTCCACACCTACTCCGTCGTCTGGAACCCCACGCACATCCT GTTCTACGTGGACGGGACGCCGATCCGGGAGCACCGGAACCGGGAGGCGGCGACGGGGGTGGCGTACCCGCGGAGCCAGGCGATGCGGGTGTACGCCAGCGTGTGGGACGCGGAGGAGTGGGCGACGCAGGGCGGGCGGGTGAGGACGGACTGGTCGCGGGCGCCCTTCGTGGCGTCGTACAAGGGCTTCGCCGCGAGCGGGTGCGCGTCGCAGGACGCGGCGGCGTGCGCCAGGTCCAATGGCGCGTGGATGTACCAGGAGCTGGACGCCACGGCGCTGGACCGACTCCAGTGGGTGCAGAAGAACTACATGATCTACAACTACTGCACGGACACCTGGAGGTTCAAGGACGGCGCCCCGCCCGAGTGCGCTACCAAGTAG